Below is a window of Streptomyces qaidamensis DNA.
CAGGCCGCGGGCTGCTCCCCCGGGTCGGGAATGCCGCCGAGCACGGACCACCTGCGGGTGTCGGCCCGGCGGTTGAGCAGCACTCTGCCCTCGTCGTCGAAGACCAGGGCGGTGACCCCCGGAAGCCAGAGCAGCTGATGACCGGCCGAGGCACGGAGTGTGCGGATGAAGTCGGGAGTAGCCATGCCGTCGACCCTAATGGGCCCCTTCCGGCGCCCCTGCGCGATTCAGGCGGTGTGCGGCCCGCGTACGGCTACACGTCACCGGCGCGTCGTCCGCGCAGCCCGGCGCCGACGGCCCAGCCGACTCCGCCGGCCGCGACCAGCACGAGGGCGATCTCCGGCAGGATGCCGAGCCGGGTGGCGGGGGTCTGCGAGGACCGCAGCGGCACTTTCTGCACCAGTGAGTCGGCCACGAACATGCCGGTCTTCTGCGTGATCCGGCCGTCCGGCATGATGATCGCGCTGACTCCGCTGGTCACCGGCACGGTCACGGTCCGGCTGTGCTCGACCGCGCGTACCCGGGACATGGCGAGCTGCTGGTAGGTCATCTCGCTGCGGTCGAAGGTGGCGTTGTTGCTGGGCACAGAGATCATCTGCGCGCCGTCGGTGACCTCGGAGCGCACGGCCCAGTCGAAGGCGGCCTCGTAGCAGGTGACGAGTCCGACCTTGGCGCCGTCCATGGTGAACACGCCCGGCTTGGTGCCCCGGCTGAAGTCCTGGCGGACCATGGCCGTCCAGTTCTTGTTGATCGCGCCGATGACCGAGCGCAGCGGCAGGTACTCGCCGAACGGCTGGATCTGGCGCTTGTCGTAGGTGTCGACGGGGCCCTTCGCCGGGTCCCACAGGATCTGCTCGTTGTACAGCTTGCCGTCCCGTTCGACGACGCCGCCGACCGAGATGGGCACCCCGACGGCCTTGGCCGCCGTGTCGATGACGGCGCGGGCGTCGGGGTTGGCGAAGGGATCGATGTCGGAGGAGTTCTCCGGCCACAGCACGAAGTCGGGTTGCGCGACCTTGCCCGCCTTGACCTCGGCGGCCAGGCGCTCCGTCTCGCGAGCGTGGTAGTCGAGCACGGCCCGCCGCTGGGAGTTGAAATCGAGTCCGGCGCGGGGCACGTTGCCCTGGATCACCGCGACGGTGGCACTGCCGTCCTCTGCCGTGTCGCTGACCAGGGGCCGGGCGGCGACGGCGCCCGCGACCGGGACGGCCAGGCTCAGCAGACCCAGGGCGGCGGCGGAGCGCCGTACCTCACCGGTCCGCCGCCGTTCCACGGCGAGGCGGACGACCTCGTACAGCCCGAAACCGCACAGCACGACCGCGAAGCCGAGCACCGGGGTGCCGCCCACCGCGGCGAGCGGCAGGAACACACCGTCCGCCTGGCCGAACGCGACCTTCCCCCAGGGGAAGCCGTTGAAGGGCGCACGCGCGCGTGCCGCCTCGCCGGCGATCCACACCCCGGCGGCCCACACCGGCCAGCCGGGCAGCTTCGACACGGCCGCGACGCCGGCGCCGACGGCGGCGACGAAGAGGGCCTCGATCGCCACCAGGGCGAGCCAGGGGCCCGGCCCCACCTCCACTCCGGTCCACACCAGCAACGGCAGCAGGAAGCCGAGGCCGAAGAGGTAGCCGAGGCCCAGTGCAGCCTTCCAGCCGCGGCCGCGCAGCACCCAGCCGAAGACGGCGAAGGCCGGCAGCGCCAGCCACCACAGCGTGCGGGGCGGGAAGGAGACGTAGAGGAGCAGGCCGGAGAGCGCGGCTGCGGCGGCCGGAGCGAGACGTACGAGCCGCCGGGCCCACGTCCGCGCCCCGGGCGCGGTCCGCGGATCCAGCTGGTCCGACTCGCCGACGGAGGTTGCGGTGACGGTCACTCCCGGAGTCTACGGCGCGTGACCTTGGGGCCGACAGCGCGGCAGGCGTGGTGGACTCCCTGTTCATTTGGTCACGACACATCCCCAAACCGCCCACCAGCCGTTACCGTGTGCCAAGCCTCAGTCGTACGGCCCTCGGCGGCCCGTGCGGCCGGGGTCTTCACGAGTCGGGGGCGAAGGTGCGCCGGGGGGCGGGCGGGGTGGGTTCCAGTGGGGTGACGTCCGTGTCCGGACCGGACGCGGACGGCGAGAGACGAATCGTTTCTGACGCGGCGGGTGTCGTGGTGCTGGGCACCTGCGCCGCCTGGTCCCTGATCACGGCGGCGGTGCACGACGGCCGGCCCGAGGGGGTTCTCCTGGCGGTGCTGGCCGTGGCCGCGGGGTACGCCGCCGGGCGGATCAGCGGGGCGCTGCTGCCGGTCGGCGCGCCCTTCACCGGGGCACTGGCCGGCATCGCGCTGACGGTGGCCGTTCCGCACCTCGCTCCGGGCCCGCAGATCGCCGCGCCCCTCGGGCACGCCGGGGGCACGGCCGCCGTCCTGACGCTGTCGGCCGGTGCCGCGTGCTGTGCGGCCTGGTCCGCGCCGGTGCCGGCCGTTCGGTTCGCCCTCCGTCTGCTGGCCGCGAGCATCGCGGTGCTCGCGGCGGTGCTCGGCTCGGCCACCGGCTTCGTGACTTGTCTCGCGGTGCTGGTGTGCTCTCTGGCCGCCGGCCGCACCCGTCATCGCGGCGCCGGGACGGCCGTACTGGCCGTGGTCGCCGCCGTGGTGACCGGTCTGGTCTGGGCGGTCGCCGCGCAGGCCGTACCGGGCGGGTTCCTGGCCGCGCTGGAGGGGCGGCTGACGCCGCACCGAGTGCGGCTGTGGCAGGACGCATGGCATCTGCTGGACGACGACCCCGTCCTGGGGGCCGGCCCGGGCCGCTTCGGGGAGCTGAGCACGACGTCCGCCCAGTCGCTGCTGTCCGACGGCAAGCCCCACTCGGCACCCCTGCAGCAGGCGGCCGAGCAGGGGGTCGTCGGCGTGGTTCTGCTCGCGGCGGCGTTCGGCTGGGTCCTGTACGCGCTGTGGCGTGGCCCGCGCCCGACCCCGGTGGCGCTCACCGCCGGCGCGGCCCTGACGGCGCTCGCCTCCATCGCCGCGATCGGCAACGCGCTGAGCTTCACGGCGGTGTCGGTGGGAGCGGGCCTGCTGGCGGGCATGGCCACGGCGCGCCCCCTCGAACCGTCGAGCCGTACTCCGCAGGGGCAGGCACGGGGAGCGGGACGCACTCCCGCGTGGTGACAGTCGGTGATCACGGCCGTCGATCACCCCCGGTGACGAGCGGCCGGCGGCTCAGTGCGCGGGAGCGCCCGGCTTGGTGGGCCGCAGCCGTGCCTCGATGACCCGTACGGCCGCCTCGGCGTCGTCCACGGTGATCGTGAAGGTGTGCCCGTCCCACAGCTCCAGCTCGACACCCTCACCACGTCGTACGACCACCGCGGTGCCCTTCTCGGGCCGCCATCGGTATCCCCAGCCGCCCCAGTGGCGAGGGGTGACGTGGGAGATGTACGTGGCGCCGGCCACCTGGGAGAGCGGGATACGGCGGCGCGGAACGCCGATGTGGCCGCAGCGCACCTCCAGGTGCTCCTCGTCGACCCGCAGGGCGACGTGCACGAAGGCGAGCGTTCCGAACAGGACCAGCAGCCCGGCGGCGATGCACCCGACGACGGCCATGGCCAGCGGGGCGACGCCGGACGTCCATGCCGAGTCGACGGCCAGCGCGATGCCGAGCGCCATGCAGGCGGCACCCACGAGCGCCAGCAGCCACTGCACCCGGTTGGTGGCACGGCCGGTCCAGACGTCCGAGTGCGGGTGGGGGGCGTTCCCGCCGTGGAGGTGGTCCCTCATGTCTTTGAGGGTACTCAGATTTCGCTCCGCAGGTACCTTGTGGCGGAGTGTGACTGCGCCGGCCGGGCGCCGGGCCGATCCGGTCCGGCGATGACCGTCGGTGACGGGTGCCGGTCAGCGGGCGGGCGTGACCGCCTGCATCAGACGCCCTTCGGCGTACGCCAGGGCGGGGGCCGGCAGCGTGCCCTCGCGTCCGCTGAGCAGCACGGTGAGCGTG
It encodes the following:
- the lnt gene encoding apolipoprotein N-acyltransferase is translated as MTVTATSVGESDQLDPRTAPGARTWARRLVRLAPAAAAALSGLLLYVSFPPRTLWWLALPAFAVFGWVLRGRGWKAALGLGYLFGLGFLLPLLVWTGVEVGPGPWLALVAIEALFVAAVGAGVAAVSKLPGWPVWAAGVWIAGEAARARAPFNGFPWGKVAFGQADGVFLPLAAVGGTPVLGFAVVLCGFGLYEVVRLAVERRRTGEVRRSAAALGLLSLAVPVAGAVAARPLVSDTAEDGSATVAVIQGNVPRAGLDFNSQRRAVLDYHARETERLAAEVKAGKVAQPDFVLWPENSSDIDPFANPDARAVIDTAAKAVGVPISVGGVVERDGKLYNEQILWDPAKGPVDTYDKRQIQPFGEYLPLRSVIGAINKNWTAMVRQDFSRGTKPGVFTMDGAKVGLVTCYEAAFDWAVRSEVTDGAQMISVPSNNATFDRSEMTYQQLAMSRVRAVEHSRTVTVPVTSGVSAIIMPDGRITQKTGMFVADSLVQKVPLRSSQTPATRLGILPEIALVLVAAGGVGWAVGAGLRGRRAGDV
- a CDS encoding O-antigen ligase family protein, whose protein sequence is MSGPDADGERRIVSDAAGVVVLGTCAAWSLITAAVHDGRPEGVLLAVLAVAAGYAAGRISGALLPVGAPFTGALAGIALTVAVPHLAPGPQIAAPLGHAGGTAAVLTLSAGAACCAAWSAPVPAVRFALRLLAASIAVLAAVLGSATGFVTCLAVLVCSLAAGRTRHRGAGTAVLAVVAAVVTGLVWAVAAQAVPGGFLAALEGRLTPHRVRLWQDAWHLLDDDPVLGAGPGRFGELSTTSAQSLLSDGKPHSAPLQQAAEQGVVGVVLLAAAFGWVLYALWRGPRPTPVALTAGAALTALASIAAIGNALSFTAVSVGAGLLAGMATARPLEPSSRTPQGQARGAGRTPAW